The window ATTTGATTTCTAGATCATCCTCTCAATTCCCAAGTTTATTTCTCCCCGTTCACGGCTTAGACTGTCAACCGCTGCCTGGCCGCCATGCCAGCTGCTGCATCTGCACACGGAACATCGTGTGCTTTTGCGTGCCACAACCAAAGTGAATAGCCCGCGATCGCAAATGAGCCAAACTGGTAGGATGCAAGGAGCAAGAAATTTTTATTGACATGTAAATTTGTAAGAGTCAGACCTATTTTCAAGCACATTTTGCTTTTGGTCTNNNNNNNNNNNNNNNNNNNNNNNNNNNNNNNNNNNNNNNNNNNNNNNNNNNNNNNNNNNNNNNNNNNNNNNNNNNNNNNNNNNNNNNNNNNNNNNNNNNNNNNNNNNNNNNNNNNNNNNNNNNNNNNNNNNNNNNNNNNNNNNNNNNNNNNNNNNNNNNNNNNNNNNNNNNNNNNNNNNNNNNNNNNNNNNNNNNNNNNNNNNNNNNNNNNNNNNNNNATGTCATGCTCCACCACTAGAGCCAAGCAAATAATTTGCACCTCTGGGGGAGCCTAGTTCTTGCACACCAACAGAGGCATATCCGTGTCCACCAGCCTAAGGAATCGAGCGCTATAATTCGACGCAGCAGAATATTGGACATCATTGTGAGCTTCCATGAAATTGTATTAGCCACGTCGGGGTTGAGGTGGGCATGCGATAGCTTCACTCAACGTTCACGAGCTCAGATAGATGGTTAACATGGTTAACAGTGAGGTTCCCACCAATTTCCACTTGGCAAATCCAGAAAATGTTGTGCAAGGCCTTTTGGACAGAGCAATTTCTTCTTTtagaaatatcaaaaatatttggcCAGATATATTTGGGTTTCATACCATCCAGCCAAGCAGATTCTCAGGACGAGGCCCGAAGACTGTCCCCATCCAAATACTTGTGGCAACCGCGGAAATATCTTTATCCTTATCATTGCAAGGGTTCCCCAAAATGACTCATGGCTTGATCTGATCTGACCAAGCAACCCACAACCAATGGATGCGAAGGGCAGCAACATTTTTTTTCCAAATTGAGAATACCCAGGCCATACTACTTTTGATCATCATGAAAGCATACTTTGATTGTTGTGATCTATGTTCTTAATATGTTAATCATAACTGCAGCCTCCAGataatcatactcaatatcaataggTAGATTACTCTATTGAAGAGCCAAAGAAACACCCTCAGTGTTTGCGAGAATTTCAGCTTCCAAAACATCATTATGGCATCTCCAAGGCGGATTCTAAAACCGACGCATCTGTCCGGACCGCGGAAGGCATTCAACCTGGGCCTGTATTGATTCGAGGGTCGGCCTAGACGCGTTCTCTNNNNNNNNNNNNNNNNNNNNNNNNNNNNNNNNNNNNNNNNNNNNNNNNNNNNNNNNNNNNNNNNNNNNNNNNNNNNNNNNNNNNNNNNNNNNNNNNNNNNNNNNNNNNNNNNNNNNNNNNNNNNgtttgcgggagtccggacaccCGAAATGTAGGACTCCGACACCCGGCCCACCCAATCCCCTCTCCTGGTCCCATTTCCTTCCACTCCGCCCCTTCCCCCCTTGCTTTGCATCTGCACCCTCCACCTCCGCCGCCACCGTGTACATCTCCGGACGCCACAGAGGCATTGCCGGACGTCCGCAACCAGCACCGATGCGCCCGCTCGCCTTTACGATAGAGCGGTTCACCCTGGAGCCATTTGTACCTAGGTACACTCCGCACCCCGTCGACGACCTCCACGGCGGACACCACACTCGGCAGTTGTTCGGTaaatgccattgagcttattttcaaatGCTAAGTTGTTTTTCAGAGTACGAAGGATGGTAAGCTACTCGACCATGGAGGATAAGTTGTTGTGCCATGTATGGCTGGCCGTATCCGTGGATTTCGTAGGCAGGAGCAGATGGCCCGCCTTATGGGAGAAAGTGCATGAAAAGTTTCACACACCAAAGCACATTGCGCCCTACGACATGTACATCAATCAACCACGCAATGTGTGATCGTAGTCTTATCGCCGGCATGCTGTCCACGTCAGCCTCACCAAGTTTTGCGACGTGGTTTGTCAACTCGAGGCAAGGTGCATTGGACGCGGCAGAGAAAGAGATCGTAAGTTTTGCTTCCTcttgctcaacttgttgattgattcATTCACTTAATGTTGGTCTACACATTATATGTAGCCCGCACGCGTTGCCGTGGTGTACCACAGGACACAGAGACGGCCATTTACGTGCACGCACTGTTAATGAAATTTAAAAAGCAATATGTGTGGGACGACATGATCCGTTCATAAAAACTTGTTGAATATTCGTTAATCTCGTTGAATTTGAACTATTATTGTACTAGACTTATTTACATGCTATGTATTGATGATTTATGCTATTTTCCATCCAAATTTTGATGAATACCGGCTTTGCATAAATTTCGTCCTGTTTGTTAAATGTGGGTTGAAATGTATGCCGCTaaggttggatggcaacctttgcaTCCGTGTCCGCAGACTTGTTCCCTGTTCAGGGAGGATGCAGGAGAAATTTTACGTGTAGCCGTTGAAATTGCCATTAAGGCAGTTAAGCTATCGATACCATAGTACACAAGTACTACACTACTCCGTACTACATACATCACGTAACCTCACACGTCACACGTATACTattcaaaagaaagaaagaaacttcACTCACACGTACAGTAACACACACAAGCATCACGGCATGCACGGAGATTCCACCAGGGACAACAATACACACACAAGCAAGCCAAATTATCTACGGTACACCACATCAACATGTCCCAAAATGCTCTTGTCCAGGCCCTGGCACGTACGAGCACATGTACTTGTCACGCTGTGGCGACTGACGCGGCGTCCGCCTTCATGGCCTGGAAGCGCGGCTCCTTGGCCTCGAACTTGTGGCGCACGTACAGGTTCATGTAGTCCTCGAACACGAACCTCGGGTACGCGGCGCCGCCCTCCTCGCCCTCGTTCTTCTCcgtggcgccggcagcggccacaagCGCCGGGGCCGGGAAGATGACGGCGTCGGCGCCGGGGTTGTAGAAGGAGGCGATGGACATGCGGTTGCCGTCGGGGCGGGTGAGCACGCGGTGCATCACGCTCTTGTACCGCCCGTTGGTGATCACCTCCAGCTGGTCGCCGATGTTGACGACGATGGCGTGGCGCATGGGCGGCACGTCGACCCATGCTCCGTCCTTGACGAGCTGGAGCCCGCTCACCTGGTCGTCCTGGAACAGAAGGATGACGCCGCCGGCGTCGGTGTGCGCGCGGAGGCCGTCCACCAGGTCGGGGCGTGGGCACGGCGGGTAGCTGCTCACCTTGGTGCCGAACGTCGGGCCACTGGAACCGGCCAAGGCCTGCTTCAGGTAGCCCTGCTCCAGGCCCAGGTTCTCGCACAGCAGGTCCAGCACCTTCTCCGCCAGCTTCTCGATCTCCGACGCGAACTCCTTCATCACTTGCCTGCAACGACGACACGAAGAAAGGCAAACAAGTGTCACTTGCTAAAAAGTGATTCCAATCGTGTTGGTTACTGCTGCTAAATTAGTAGGATTCTGATTTGCGCAAGCAATCTTATCTCCTGTTGATATCCTAGTGGCATTCCAAATCGTGCTACTATAACTGCTGCATGTTGTTTTTTGAGAGGCTGTACGTGTGAGGAATCACTTTGTGAGAGTACAAAATGTTTGGCCTAACAATAGGCTGCCTCGTCAGCAAAAGGCAAACGAGCAAATCTGTGGAATCTGGTGTTATCTATTGGTCTCTTATGTTATCCCTtattattatactccctccgttcagaattacttgtagtaaaaatggatgtatctagatgtattttagttttagatacatccatttccaagacaaataattccgaatggagggagtacttattaGGGATCAAGTAGCAGTAGTTAATCAAGTAATCACGCGTGCGTGCGTGCGATCGTACCTGTACTGGTGGTCGAGGTCCGGCAGGTCGACGAGGTTGGAGGCGGGAAGGTGGCGGACGAAGAAGGTGCTCTCCCAGTCCACGTCCTTCACGTCGGCGCCCTTCTCGCCGGCCTCCAGCGTCCTCGCCgcgaactccttgaacttgtcctcCCGGCATGCGTAGTGCGCCTTGCTCACCCGCTCCACCTCGTCCAGCAGCTCATGCGAGATGCCATGGTTCAGCAGCTGTGCGCACGGTCAGTTAATCATGTCAATAATCGTAATACATATGCCTGTTTTCTACAAAATCAATCCACTATAATTCCGCTAAACGAATTGTATAGCATCAGGTGAGTGGCAGTGGCACCTCGAAGAATCCCCAGTTCTCGCAGGCGTCGTGGATAACCTCCATGGCCGCGCCCCTCTCCTCCGTCTCCAGCTTCTCCATGTTGATCACCGGGAAGCTCAACGAGGCAGCGGCATTAGCAGGAAGTGCCATCGCTCCGTGATGACGCGCTCACTCTCCCTATCTGTAATTCTGTATGTGTGTTTGTGCTGGTTAGCTGAAGCAGAGAGTGTGTTGAGTGTGCGCTCTGAGGCCGGTGTCGAGTGCCGAATTTATAGGCGCGCGAGAGAAGGCTGGAAGACCGGGATGTAGGAGATTACGACACAGCTTAATTAGTTAATTACAGGGGACGAAAGCAACCGAGATATGCCCCAGTTAGCTGATCGGATCAGCGTGCGTGCGCGCCGCAACTTCGTGTAGCTTACCTGATCGACATATACATACTCTAACCAAGTTGTCTCCAAGAATATCGCTTCTTGCTAATCAATATGCCCTGATGGAGACGTAGCAGTATGATAAGTACTAACTGATAGGCTGATATTCTACTCTAGCCACTATTTTATGTACCTAACCTAAGTAGGGTTTTTTTTGGCGGGGGACTAACCTAAGTAGTGTTGATGAACTCTATGGCGTACCGATGGAGTTGTCTCTTACTTTACAGGTTGATAATGACAAGATTAGGCTGGTCATAgaggagagtaacttagactagtgtcatatgcatgacactagtctaagttactaccttcataatacaAAGTAACATAACAGTAGTATTATGAATGGTTTTATTTATtaacttgtagactcatcttgtctcagaaagcgctatgttacagtaacatattatgttatcacctctcattaactacttgccacgtaagcaaaattttcttgaaatgcgctatgttactatctaagttactcccactatgactagtcttaggCATAGTACACCTGACCTGGCCCAGGCCACATATAGTGGAGTTTTGCTGTCAACAAATATATTGTAGCACTCCAACATCGACCACTTGACTGAATGACTGCTGTCCGGGGACACCGGTCGATTGTGTACATGCACATGAAACATGGCACGTAACGTAACGTGATCTATCCATGGATCACTGCTAGAGCTACTAATTTTGGGCGCTGTCCAACTCAGCAACAGCCAGCTGCAGTAGCTAAATAGCATGTAGATCACTTGTTGTCCAGACTCCTGTATGCCGGTCGACTTAAAGCGGGAATGGGAGCACTCCTGTACGCATCAGCTCCTGCATGGTGCTTGGCAGCTGGACAACCAGACCCCGGCTCTGTCCCAGATTCACCCATGGATGGACAGCTCGAGCTAGCCTCTTCGTCATCCTTGGTCTGATCTCTACTATGATCAGCGTGTCCACCTGTCCCTTCCCCATAGTCTAACCTCTCCTTTCTCCTTTCTCCTTCATAGTAGGGGCCGGGTTAAGGTTCCGCTCTCCAGTCACTAGGGCCCATGACATTGTCCGAAAACTTATCTCGAGCAGTTCAAAAGAACAGCACACAAAGAGGTTTCAAAGCATGACGAGTACACACCTGGCCTCTGCAAGACTAGAATGCACCCAATCAACACTAACACGCAAACTCATAGTATCACACTGGCAAAAATCAAAGTCCGAAGCTCTACCTAGAAAAATGGAAAAAAGTAAAGATGATTCACGCCAAACAACTATTGACGCAACGAAGATGATTAAGTGCACACAAGTGGTACGTAACACAAccatttttttcgaaaaggggggtctccctggcctctgcatcagaacgatgcatacggccatatttATAAATAAAATAGGTTCAACAATTGTCTTAGAGTCATGAAACAAAATAAAGGTGAGCTCACATAGAGCCTCAACGCCAAAACAAGAAAAGGCcataaagccacaaccggctggcataataaagataggaaaactaatcgcctattctattacatgaccgtcatccaaaccggttgaagatatcccgcgctaccatctcccaccggacagatccagtaaccaaacgctcactggcctccgtcggagtgagtaaggaccacatacagaTCAGCGCCGTAGCACGGAATACAACCAGTAGTGACCTCAACATCacaaagcttggccgccctcatggtgCACCGCTGCTGAATGTCATCCACGTCCGGCTGAGCCTGGAGACGGCCACTCACCCAGCGCCCATCAGACATCGGATCCTAAATTCCTCCAAACGCAATGACCTCCTCCCGAGAGATCGCGGTCGGGGTCCGGCCTCCTGCCTCACCCCAACCGGCAGGCCGGACCACCTGCACGGGCTCCCCCGCAGCCTCGCCAGGAAGTGGAAAGGCAATCACCAAGACCTCAGATGCCTGGCGCTCCCTGCAGGACGGAGCCGGCAGCGAGGGTGGTGAAGGGAGTGCAAGGACCGCCTGCCCTCGCTCCCCACCCAACACCGGAGAAGCCACCAGCTCAGGCGCCGTAGGAGAAGAAGgatccgaggccacctgccccaagCCCTCTCCCGAAGGTAGAGCCGCCACCAGCAGAGAGGTAGACACAATGGGAGAGGAGGTATCCGAGGCCACTTGCCCCAGACCCCCTCCCAACAAAGAAAAGGACACGGGAGCCACCTGCCCCGAATCCCCTACCTCAGTAGGAGAAGAGCAACCCGAGGCCGCCTGCCCCGGGACTCCTCCCGACAAACCAGCCAGGGCCACCGGCGTCACGTCCTGAGGAGGTAAAGCGTGTTGAGCACGAGAGGGAGTGGCCACTTGCCgactctcctcctcctcatcccagGCCGGGGTCGACGAAGTCCCAAGATCCCCAGGAATAGTGCACACGGAATCCTCAAACCCCAAAGCAAGCAACGTGAGCTCAGAATCCTCTACGGACTCGACCCGATCACTCCACAGCCTCGGGGGTGCAGAAGAGGGTCCGAAAGACCCAAATCTCAGAGTCGTCGTAGGCACGGAGGAGGGTGGGGCTGCTCCATCCCCAGTCGTCGCGGTCTCGGACCCCGGTCCCTTGGACAGCTGTCGTCCAGAGTCCTCGACCGGCGGCTCCTCAGCTCCCGCACTGCCGTCACCCAAATGCATATCCACGTCGGACTCGTGAGCCGCCGCTGCCAGAAGGTtctcatcctcaaactcaataACCAGATCATAAATCCTGCCTCGATAAGCCCACTTAACCACTTCCGGCACAAACTCAGCGTTCAGAATACTAACCAGAACCCGAGCAATCCCGTGAGCTCTGGTGAACGCCATATCCACACGTTCAGGCTTCCCCACCAAAATGCCCATGCTGGCCACAACCCGAGCATCCTGTAACGGCTTGGAGGGCCCCCCGGAAAACCGCAACCACGCCTGAGTAAGCGGCCTACCCTGAGGCTCCACGTGCTTCCACTCATGAAACTCAAGGATGCAATCAGTTCCCGGCACTTTACACATCCCAAAACTCAACAACCTCTGCAGATCCTCCTCGGAAGAAAACTCAACTCTGAACATCTTATCAGCTAGACTGACAAGGTCCCACTGAAAATGCCCAGGGGCCAGCTCCCGAAGCCTCTGCACGATCTGTGCCTCAGAGACCTCCCCTCTGGTGACCTTGACAAGCCCAGTAGTCATGCTCGGTGTCTCATTTGTAACCTCTCGCTCATTCGGGGACTCGAAAAATGTTAGCTCAGCACAGTAAACTCCATACATCATGAGCGACGGTGCCTGATCTCGCAGTATCGGACAGTCCCCAGAGTCGTGTGCCAGCTTACCGCAGGTATTACATAACATAGCCACACACTCCGCAATGAAGTGGCCCTTGTCTCCACAACGAtaacaaagtatcttttccttcctACGCGCCCACTTGAACGCCCTATCATACTCAACCCTATCTGACATCTCCGCAGACACATCGGCCATAACCTCGTTCCCAGAAACCTGAACAGTAGCAAGGGCCGTCACCACCTCCATAGCGTGACCAGTTAGCACAGGCTCCTCGGCAGCTCCGTTATCTATCATTTGGTCGACAACAACAGGTGGGGATGGAGGACGTGAACACAACCATACAAACTGAAAATTGTGCAAACACGAAGTAGACAACCCAACCACAGAGAGGCGTCTTTGGAGCCAAGAGCATCCATCAACGCATGTATTACATAGGTCACGGATAAACTGACGAGAGAACGGACCGGCAACATACCCCATTGGGAACACTTCGATGATCTCATGCCTACATAGCAAGTACATCGATGGTAAATCTGGACATGGCAACCTGCCCCCAGATGATACACCACGAGCCATCACTTCATCGCCATGGCCACTTTCTGTCGCCACCAACTCCGTCGAGCATGtgccttaggccaactccaccgcgcgaccccatttTGTCCGCATACGTCCGTTTGAGGTAAAATGGACATATCAGACGACCCAGCGCGCAACCCCATCCTAAAAAAACGTTCGTTTTTTGTCCGCTTTGCCCCATTCTGGgaccaaagttgggatggttttGGGTCTGAAACGGACACGAGCGGACGCTCTCTGCGTCGTCCTCGTCCGGGGCGTGTCCCACCCTGGCCCGCCTGTCATTGGCCCAcatacccacccacccaccccctctTTCTCTCCTCCTTTTCTCTCCGGCGACAAGGCGTGCGTAcgcgggcggcgaggaggcaggGCGACCGGGCGCGCAGGCCACGCCCGCGCGTGCGTGGGGTGCGGAGGCCGGCGGCCATGGAGCCAGCAGCGGGGAGGACGCGTCCGCGGGGATGGCCGGTGTCATGGATCCGCCCACTCTGGAGCTCGACCACGCCACGTCTATGATGTCGCCGGCTGCGGCGTCTCTCGGGCCCAGCCTGTCGCCGTTCGCGCCGGCCATGGAGGACGCCAAGGGGGGCCCTTTCGGCCACACGCCCAGCTTCCTGCTCCACCAGCAACAACACCACCCCTAGCCACACGCGGCCTTCTTTGGCGCGCACCCGTCCTTCgagtcggcgccgccgccgcccaagcgCCACCACCCAATGGCAGGCGCGCCGGCGCCGAAGCTGCCTGCTTTCCAAGGCCACCACCCGCGGCCGGGACGCCACTCCTCCGCTTTGCCTTCTACTTTAAGGAGGCTTTGCGCCTTGCGCTCTCCCCCAATGGAGAGACGCCCGACGGGCTCCTCGGCGCATGCTGCatccacgtgctcgacttcgacatcGGCATGGGCGAGCAGTGGGCGTCGCTGATGCAGGAGCTCACGCAGCGCCGCCCAGCAACGGCGCGCAAGGTCACCTCATTGGTCTCGCCGGCGTCGCACCACCCGCTCGAGCTGCAGCTCATCCACGAGAACCTATCCAGCTTCGCCGCGGCCAGGGCGGGGTGTGgcgcgcgcgggtgtggccggggccGGGGCGCGGCATAGCGACTGGGGCGGGGCGGAGGGTGCGAGCGCGCGTGGacggccgagctcgcggcggccgggGTCGGGGCGCAGCGGAGGGCGCGGACGCGCAGGGTGGAGCTGGACCTCGCACCGGAGCTCGCGGACGCGGCCTGCAGGCGGGTGCGAGGTGGCACGGAGGCAGCGAACATTTTTGGGGTTGGTCGTCGCGGTCGGCACCTCGAACTGAAGCCGGACGCTCATGTCCTTTTTAACACCTGTCATCACTCCAAACGGACGAAATCCGGATAAAACGAACGTCCATTAAggatcgtgcggtggagttggccttaatgGCCCGGCCATCTGCATCGTCGACCTTCATGACGGGCACAACCGACGCGCACCAGCTCCATGATGGATCACTGCTACCCGCCGCCGTGCCTCAGCCACCCAAAACAAGGCACCGAGGGGACAGGGAAAGCACACATTGATAGTGTAAACTATGGTTGCAATCCAGGCATAATAGAACATGTGTCTCCTTTCTGGCGTCTCCGAATACCATTTCTTGGAAATTCAATGCATTCAACATATAAAGTTCAATTTGTGGCGGTGATTTCTTCCCCTCCACGACTCCCTGTGCATCTTTCTCTTGGCATATCCTTGTTGTTTGTATAAAGCTCCCCGGAAACAACCTACGAGTTTGTGCATTAGTTGCATACATGCCGAAGATAGAGCCTGCTTTGCTCTTTCTTACTAGTAGAGATAAATGAACATCAAACGGTCGCAAGCACTtggtagtttttttttttttgaaattctagTTTACCTCTGTTTTATTTGCAACATGCTACTTCAAAATTAAGAAACTCGCAGTAATAAGCACGGGCAGGTTGCTTAGCTTAGCTGGCTAGCCTACCAATactaagaactactccctccgttcgaaattacttgtcgcagaaatgaatgtatctagacgtattttagttctacatacatccatttccgagacaagtaattccgaacggagggagtagatgatgcCTCGCGCTCAGCCGCACAAACCGGGCTACAACAAATGCATAAAAATGTGCTTAAAATGACAAAAACTAATGAAAAAAAACAATTTAAAATTAATAAAATATGAAGTATGTAACAAAATGATGTATAAAATAGAAACCTTGAATTGAATTTAACGTGACGCCCAGCTGTAACAAACATGTGAAGCCTGAActatatattttttttgcttcaaGCGTTTAATACATCTATCATTCATTACCAAAAAAGCATGACTTGATTACCCTGGGAATAACGCATACATGGCTTGATGAGGTGGTACGGTGTGCATACGAGTATGTGCATGACTTTTGATGTCACACAATTTCTACCGGATGACTATAATTTATTGAGATGAAGTGAAagctgttatggcgctgctagaaggagggcgcgagagggccgtccGGGAGCCTTTTGTCCATGGCCAGACAAGAGGGAagagatttccttcttaattcttgcttgattagattgatacatttcctctctttatatagagaggtttacttgactcccaagcaagacttactagacccctaagcaagcgacccttatctctaattaaccctaagactaatggccCATTagaccccacctggacatgcagcttgtacTCGAGCtgtagcctaaccaacttataaccatgactcgacgcaacacaaacctaacatcTAAAAACAAGTCTTTTACATCTCAGCTTGTTTTATAattctcaacctgaaatggactgggacgctttattttAGACCCCTTAaaaaaagtggacaccatccgcacgtcggacatgcacgtgtacagccacctggatcccatggacaccacctggacaaaaggagtgcatgtgtatgaccacctggaagtggtcgcaagagtgaccagcagaggcgccctcgcggcggctggtggcggaatgcagtggtgctacaAGGTGCGATGCTGTTGGTGACACCATGCCATCTCCTTGCCGAACGGCTGTTGGTTTGCACCGCACAGGGAAGAGTagagggcttgcgatggagaatgacgaggaggggtgcgcccccccaaccgccgatgtcgcagactttgaggtcgctgcccacggggaaaacagcatgcccgccgcccgtgggggaaaccgcatgcccaagatccccgacgcagcggatgagatcgaggtcctttgcgcagcgaagggcaacttggaggagcggcagctgcagaccacacatctcccgcacacgccgacgcgctaggaggccgcgcgcagcagcctgcagcctcaccacCGCCGAGACGTGGCGGAGCGATCCAAGACGGAAACAGTGATGGGGACGGCGGGGACTGGACTTGGTGAAGCGGGACTCCCGCCGGTGCGATCGATGCGGGACCAGAACTGACAGGCGGTGGCTGCTGCAGCGGCTGCTGTGGTGGAGCACCGGGCGCGGCGGACGCCGCCAGGAGCGtcggctgccactgcagccagaGCTGGGccatggtggcgatggatggcagctgcagcggctaCTGCAGTggcccggcgagcgcggcgaatgccgcttggtgcggcggctgccacggcagtCACAGCGGCGCGGGGGCGGCAATGGGCGTTGGAGGCGCGGCGGGAGCGGGCGGCGGAAGCTGCAGCTCGGGCTGCAGCATCCCAGCAAACGCCGCGGAGGCCCCTAGATGCGGTGAGTACCACGGCAGGGCTGGCGGCCCTGTGGCGGCGGTCGGCAGCAGGGGCGGCGGCCCGTAGGGGCTGGCCAGGTACAGCCGGATCCCCTGGACGGCTgtgacgaggtcgttgaggacCCCGGTGATCTCATCCGGGGTGTAGGCGGCGGCCGATGGTGCGGTGAGGGCGCCGACATCTGGGCTGTGGCGGTGCCGGAGGATGCGACCAGCGGCACGGACGGGGAGGGCAGCGGCGCGGTGTAGATGGTCAGCGGCCAGGTGGTGATGGTCAGCAGCGGAAACGACG is drawn from Triticum dicoccoides isolate Atlit2015 ecotype Zavitan chromosome 6B, WEW_v2.0, whole genome shotgun sequence and contains these coding sequences:
- the LOC119325003 gene encoding 1-aminocyclopropane-1-carboxylate oxidase 1-like, whose amino-acid sequence is MALPANAAASLSFPVINMEKLETEERGAAMEVIHDACENWGFFELLNHGISHELLDEVERVSKAHYACREDKFKEFAARTLEAGEKGADVKDVDWESTFFVRHLPASNLVDLPDLDHQYRQVMKEFASEIEKLAEKVLDLLCENLGLEQGYLKQALAGSSGPTFGTKVSSYPPCPRPDLVDGLRAHTDAGGVILLFQDDQVSGLQLVKDGAWVDVPPMRHAIVVNIGDQLEVITNGRYKSVMHRVLTRPDGNRMSIASFYNPGADAVIFPAPALVAAAGATEKNEGEEGGAAYPRFVFEDYMNLYVRHKFEAKEPRFQAMKADAASVATA